A genomic window from Treponema maltophilum ATCC 51939 includes:
- a CDS encoding response regulator transcription factor translates to MLKMLIAEDEPKILAGLQKQIENMQLDVAITDTAQDGEDALEKAKRCKPDILLVDICMPFLNGLELIEKLHETGGNFKVIVISGYGEFEYAKRSVELSVYAYILKPVDLAELKLKLEQLIGEIKKEKNKNKYFDFAVAQTAKHKDTLIQTFLHDAAVGKYSPDEIKELCAFFGININLTYNLVLIKVPAEIYEMHRTNEILLPPQIERVLKQLLNEHTDSYLFPDDRGNLLLLYRQNPAYRHLSSRIKDAVKEELGINVHTESVESTSPEKLNESYDELIGLLFDDKKFSPLVSQALNYIAKGYTRHDFGLEETAEKIGITPAYLSRLLKNELGISFSHYVSQLRIQYALELMNKGLLIKDVAARCGFGSPFYFSTAFKKILNVPPNEYRIKRTEGKIPDET, encoded by the coding sequence ATGCTGAAAATGCTGATTGCCGAAGACGAGCCGAAAATTTTGGCCGGCCTTCAAAAACAAATTGAAAATATGCAGCTCGATGTTGCAATAACGGACACCGCGCAGGACGGCGAAGACGCTTTGGAAAAAGCAAAACGCTGCAAACCGGATATTTTGCTTGTGGACATTTGCATGCCGTTTTTAAACGGACTTGAACTTATCGAAAAGCTGCACGAAACCGGCGGAAATTTTAAAGTCATCGTTATTTCGGGCTACGGAGAATTCGAATATGCAAAACGTTCGGTCGAGCTTTCCGTATATGCCTATATTTTAAAACCGGTCGACCTTGCTGAATTAAAATTAAAACTCGAACAGCTTATCGGCGAAATCAAAAAAGAAAAAAACAAAAACAAATATTTTGACTTTGCGGTTGCACAAACGGCAAAGCATAAAGATACGCTTATTCAAACCTTTTTGCACGATGCCGCCGTCGGCAAATATTCGCCCGACGAAATAAAAGAGCTTTGCGCGTTTTTCGGCATAAATATAAATTTGACGTATAATCTCGTACTGATAAAAGTTCCCGCCGAAATCTACGAAATGCACCGGACAAACGAAATACTGCTTCCGCCGCAAATCGAACGCGTTTTAAAACAATTGCTGAACGAGCATACGGACAGCTATTTATTTCCCGACGACAGGGGCAACCTTTTGCTGTTGTACCGGCAAAATCCCGCGTATCGGCATTTGAGCAGCCGTATAAAAGACGCCGTAAAAGAAGAATTGGGCATAAACGTTCATACCGAATCGGTCGAATCGACCTCGCCGGAAAAACTGAACGAATCCTATGATGAACTTATCGGCTTATTGTTCGACGATAAAAAATTTTCTCCGCTCGTTTCGCAGGCGTTAAATTATATCGCCAAAGGCTATACGCGGCACGATTTCGGTTTGGAAGAAACCGCCGAAAAAATCGGTATTACGCCCGCCTATTTAAGCCGGTTGTTAAAAAACGAACTCGGGATTTCGTTTTCTCATTACGTATCGCAACTGCGCATACAATACGCGCTCGAACTGATGAATAAGGGACTGCTGATTAAAGATGTCGCCGCCCGCTGCGGATTCGGCTCGCCGTTTTATTTCAGCACGGCATTTAAAAAGATATTGAATGTGCCGCCGAACGAATACCGTATAAAAAGAACGGAAGGGAAAATACCGGATGAAACATAA
- a CDS encoding DUF3276 family protein: MGARGELFTTQIVLENRSYFFNVKENRTGDIFLQIVESKNKNGESFDRHQIAVFAEDMQKYLKGFEEALAFIQKQEKEKSKLALQKKQAKKAVYRTKGQSASKDSAAEKKDSPARTVPKRTGRVHIVSKRKTQTED; this comes from the coding sequence ATGGGCGCAAGAGGCGAACTTTTTACGACGCAAATCGTATTGGAAAACAGGTCGTATTTTTTTAACGTAAAAGAAAACCGCACGGGCGATATTTTTTTACAGATTGTCGAAAGCAAAAATAAAAACGGCGAATCCTTCGACCGCCACCAAATCGCGGTGTTTGCCGAAGATATGCAAAAATATCTGAAAGGTTTTGAAGAAGCCCTCGCCTTCATCCAAAAACAGGAAAAAGAAAAAAGCAAGCTCGCACTGCAAAAAAAGCAGGCAAAAAAAGCCGTGTACCGCACAAAGGGCCAAAGCGCGTCCAAGGATTCCGCAGCCGAAAAAAAAGACTCCCCGGCGCGCACTGTTCCGAAACGCACCGGCAGAGTCCACATCGTTTCCAAACGGAAAACGCAAACGGAAGATTAA
- a CDS encoding pyridoxamine kinase — protein MQPKLKRVAAIHDLSGFGRASLTVIIPTLSVMGIQVCPVPTAVLSTHSGGFTDYAFHDLTDIMSGYTAHWKKLGLSFDCIYSGFLGSPRQASIVSSFIDDFKTERTLTVVDPVMGDNGSLYNSVSKDMIPEMRKLIAKADIIVPNFTEAALLLNGEQNKPLSKSQMKTRLQKLSDMGPGTVVITSVPDKENPDSVNTIAYERESGSFWKISAQRLPGMYPGTGDTFASVMIGSLLHDESLPVSIDKAAQFISQCIQSSRGYDYPHKYGILLEGQLHTLLSPWHISNFEEL, from the coding sequence ATGCAGCCGAAATTAAAACGCGTAGCGGCGATTCACGATTTGTCGGGTTTCGGGCGTGCTTCTTTAACGGTTATCATTCCGACCCTTTCCGTTATGGGCATTCAAGTGTGTCCCGTTCCGACGGCGGTGCTGTCGACCCATTCGGGAGGATTCACCGATTATGCGTTTCACGATTTAACCGATATTATGAGCGGCTACACCGCGCACTGGAAAAAACTCGGTTTAAGTTTTGACTGCATTTATTCGGGCTTTTTGGGATCGCCGCGACAAGCTTCGATCGTGTCGTCCTTTATCGACGACTTTAAAACGGAGCGCACGCTGACGGTCGTCGATCCGGTGATGGGCGACAACGGCAGTTTGTATAATTCCGTTTCGAAAGATATGATTCCCGAAATGCGAAAGCTCATTGCAAAAGCCGACATTATCGTGCCGAATTTTACCGAAGCCGCCCTGCTTTTGAACGGCGAACAAAACAAGCCGCTTTCAAAGTCGCAGATGAAAACGCGGCTGCAAAAACTTTCCGATATGGGACCCGGCACCGTCGTTATCACAAGCGTTCCCGATAAAGAAAATCCCGACAGCGTAAACACAATCGCCTACGAAAGAGAAAGCGGTTCTTTTTGGAAAATATCGGCACAGCGGCTTCCGGGCATGTATCCGGGCACGGGCGATACGTTCGCGTCCGTTATGATCGGAAGTCTTTTGCACGATGAAAGTTTGCCTGTTTCCATAGATAAGGCGGCGCAGTTTATTTCGCAGTGCATTCAATCGAGCCGCGGCTACGATTATCCGCACAAATACGGAATCCTCTTGGAAGGACAACTGCACACACTCTTAAGTCCGTGGCACATTTCGAACTTTGAAGAATTGTAA
- a CDS encoding radical SAM protein, translating into MENARFIFGPVPSRRLGRSLGVSPIPEKTCNYTCTYCQLGRTLHMTDERHMFYPVEDIIAELKKRLAEDTEFDVISVVGEGEPTLYKGLGDLLDGIKKLTKAPVAVITNGALLSDPQVRSELSKADIVLPSMDAFDEDSWKKIDRPHGKLDFNAVMKGLQTFSHEYTGQLWLEIMLIDGINTSDTALNALKKLAGTVRHDRLYINTPVRPPAESFVSAPADAVVEKAVKLTGGIAINHLTSGSFSSDIKDTYEAVISIIKRHPMNRFEIESFVASRKDGSPCTGLFARLEKDAHVQTIDYKGIKTYRYKNR; encoded by the coding sequence ATGGAAAACGCGCGCTTTATATTCGGGCCGGTGCCCTCGCGCCGCTTGGGGCGTTCGCTCGGCGTAAGTCCCATTCCCGAAAAAACCTGCAATTATACTTGCACTTACTGTCAACTCGGCCGAACGCTGCACATGACCGACGAACGGCACATGTTTTATCCCGTTGAAGATATTATCGCCGAGCTGAAAAAACGCTTGGCCGAAGATACCGAATTCGACGTCATAAGCGTTGTCGGCGAAGGAGAACCGACCCTGTACAAGGGCTTGGGCGATTTACTCGACGGTATAAAAAAACTGACAAAGGCACCCGTCGCCGTCATTACAAACGGTGCCCTCCTTTCCGATCCGCAGGTGCGCTCCGAGCTGTCGAAAGCCGACATCGTCCTTCCTTCAATGGACGCGTTCGACGAAGATTCGTGGAAAAAAATAGACCGCCCGCACGGCAAGCTCGACTTTAACGCCGTTATGAAAGGGCTGCAAACCTTTTCGCACGAATACACGGGACAGCTGTGGCTTGAAATCATGCTCATAGACGGAATCAACACATCCGATACGGCACTTAACGCGCTGAAAAAGCTTGCCGGCACGGTTCGGCACGACAGGCTGTATATCAATACGCCCGTGCGGCCCCCGGCGGAATCTTTTGTATCCGCACCGGCCGATGCCGTTGTCGAAAAAGCCGTCAAACTGACCGGCGGCATCGCAATCAATCATCTGACGTCGGGAAGTTTTTCAAGCGATATAAAGGATACGTATGAAGCCGTCATAAGCATTATAAAACGGCACCCGATGAACCGCTTTGAAATCGAAAGTTTCGTTGCATCGCGGAAAGACGGTTCGCCCTGCACCGGTTTGTTCGCCCGCCTCGAAAAAGACGCGCATGTACAAACAATCGATTACAAAGGAATAAAAACATATCGATATAAAAATCGCTAA
- a CDS encoding substrate-binding domain-containing protein, whose product MKKTVKTFFAVMLTLAATSLLFAKGSSDSAAAGGGKKFVIGMAQCNLGEPWRVAMNAQIAAAAKNYPMFEVIFSDAAQDNSKQIADIENFIQMHVDLLITSPNEAKPLTNVIKRAYEAGIPVILLDRKIEGDTYTQFIGADNTLIGRECGKYVAQTLLPNGGNICEIKGLEGTSGGIERDKGFREGIKANPKCKIIAANNADWLREKAITIAEEMLQAHDKIDLFYCLNDPMAEGAYIAAKNAGREKNILFVGVDGLPTPDGGIKSVMDGRLSLSMVYPTGGKEAIENAYALLVEGKKLDKIVTLGTQTITPENAAQLYKEMGGK is encoded by the coding sequence ATGAAAAAAACGGTAAAAACTTTTTTTGCGGTTATGCTTACGCTTGCCGCAACAAGTTTATTATTTGCAAAAGGCTCTTCGGACTCGGCAGCAGCCGGCGGCGGCAAAAAATTCGTCATCGGTATGGCCCAGTGTAACCTCGGAGAACCCTGGCGTGTCGCCATGAACGCTCAAATAGCGGCCGCCGCAAAAAACTATCCGATGTTCGAAGTCATCTTTTCGGATGCGGCGCAGGACAATTCCAAGCAAATCGCCGACATTGAAAACTTCATTCAAATGCACGTAGACTTGCTTATTACCTCGCCGAACGAAGCAAAACCGCTGACAAACGTCATTAAACGCGCTTACGAAGCGGGCATTCCCGTTATCCTGCTCGACCGCAAAATCGAAGGCGATACCTACACGCAGTTTATCGGCGCGGACAACACGCTTATCGGACGCGAATGCGGCAAATACGTAGCGCAAACCCTTTTGCCCAACGGCGGAAACATCTGCGAAATCAAAGGTTTGGAAGGAACTTCCGGCGGCATCGAACGCGACAAAGGTTTCCGCGAAGGAATTAAAGCCAATCCCAAATGCAAAATCATCGCCGCAAACAATGCCGATTGGCTACGCGAAAAAGCGATCACCATTGCCGAAGAAATGCTGCAAGCACACGACAAAATTGATTTGTTCTATTGTCTGAACGACCCGATGGCCGAAGGCGCATACATTGCCGCCAAAAATGCGGGCAGAGAAAAGAACATACTTTTTGTCGGCGTCGACGGACTTCCCACTCCCGACGGCGGTATAAAGAGCGTTATGGACGGAAGACTCAGCCTGTCCATGGTCTATCCCACCGGCGGTAAAGAAGCGATCGAAAACGCCTACGCCCTGCTTGTCGAAGGCAAAAAACTCGATAAAATCGTTACGCTCGGTACGCAAACCATCACACCCGAAAACGCCGCGCAATTGTACAAAGAAATGGGCGGAAAATAA
- a CDS encoding substrate-binding domain-containing protein: MKHNYTVLLFVFMLCVFAFSVVFPLAGKRLKKSGGTEKKEYLIGISQANLLEQWRITMNREIEEEAAKHSDLRCIFTDAAMNTDRQLEDIHMLMGYAIDLLIVSPNDSDVLRPYISDIHKKIPVIVLDRDIVGEDYSLYIGPDNYRIGKTAGEYVIGLLGEKGGNIIEVCGRPDSPSAKERSQGFYDALNGTDNCRIVCRLIANWMQDQAEDRMKEYLSVTDTNIDVVFAQNDAMAYGAYSAMQKMRTAPALCVGVDGLDGPKGGKKMVEEGILSATLICPTGGRQAIEYALRMLRGEKKFPHSIILSPSLIVNKS, from the coding sequence ATGAAACATAATTACACCGTTTTGTTGTTCGTCTTTATGCTGTGCGTGTTCGCCTTTTCGGTCGTTTTTCCGCTTGCAGGAAAGCGCTTAAAAAAAAGCGGCGGCACCGAAAAAAAAGAATACCTTATCGGCATAAGCCAAGCCAATTTGCTGGAGCAATGGCGCATAACGATGAATCGCGAAATAGAAGAAGAAGCCGCAAAACACTCCGACCTGCGCTGTATCTTTACCGACGCGGCAATGAACACCGACCGCCAGTTGGAAGACATACACATGCTTATGGGATACGCGATCGATTTACTCATCGTATCGCCAAACGACAGCGACGTTCTTCGTCCCTATATAAGCGATATCCATAAAAAAATACCGGTAATAGTTTTGGACAGAGACATTGTCGGCGAAGATTACAGTTTATATATAGGCCCCGACAATTACCGCATCGGCAAAACGGCGGGCGAATACGTTATCGGCCTGCTCGGTGAAAAAGGCGGCAACATAATCGAAGTTTGCGGCCGCCCGGATTCTCCTTCGGCAAAAGAGCGCTCGCAGGGATTTTACGACGCTTTAAACGGTACGGACAACTGCCGCATAGTGTGCCGGCTTATCGCAAACTGGATGCAGGATCAAGCCGAAGACAGGATGAAAGAATATTTGAGCGTTACCGATACGAATATCGACGTCGTATTCGCCCAAAACGATGCAATGGCTTACGGCGCGTATTCGGCAATGCAAAAAATGAGAACGGCACCGGCTCTATGCGTCGGAGTTGACGGTTTGGACGGCCCGAAGGGCGGCAAAAAGATGGTGGAAGAAGGAATATTGAGCGCGACGCTTATTTGCCCGACCGGAGGCCGTCAAGCAATCGAATACGCGCTGCGCATGCTGCGCGGCGAAAAAAAATTCCCGCACAGCATTATACTCAGCCCCTCGCTCATCGTAAATAAATCATAA
- a CDS encoding sugar ABC transporter ATP-binding protein, producing MSELLRMTGISKSFGQVKALDNAQLSLKSGEVLALMGENGAGKSTLMNILSGAITNYTGDIFIDGKKTVIASPTAAQKLGIAKIHQELQLVRETSVAENIFMGREKCNRFGFVRKAEMEQEAQKYLDMLELPIKANRKIKSLRIGEQQMVEIAKALSLNARILIMDEPTSAISKTETEHLFAVIKKLVKENVGIIYITHRMEEVFAVADELTIMRDGMYIATLPAAETSRQKIISLMVGREVSEAYPSKNTAIGEKILEVSNLNLRFPHKQGGQSRSLSNIDFTLHKGEILGFAGLLGSGRTELLECLFGLHHANRSGDIIIDGKKTEIRSPGEAIKAGIAFATEDRKGQGLVLLRSIGENMSLAKLKQLSRFSFMNSMREQTEWLEQMDTMRIKASGHKTLCGTLSGGNQQKVVLGRCLMLKPKILLLDEPTRGIDVGAKYEIYVLINKLAAQGIGIILVSSDLPEIMGISDRIITLCEGAVTGEFGRGSATQEQLLYAATLHSKKE from the coding sequence ATGAGCGAATTATTACGGATGACCGGTATTTCAAAATCATTCGGGCAGGTAAAAGCGCTTGATAATGCGCAACTGAGCTTAAAATCGGGCGAAGTACTCGCGCTGATGGGTGAAAACGGGGCGGGAAAATCCACTTTAATGAATATTCTCAGCGGCGCAATCACCAATTATACCGGCGATATTTTTATCGACGGCAAAAAAACCGTTATCGCAAGCCCCACGGCGGCGCAAAAACTCGGTATTGCAAAGATTCATCAGGAGTTGCAGCTCGTGCGGGAAACGAGCGTCGCCGAAAACATTTTTATGGGCAGAGAAAAGTGCAATCGATTCGGCTTTGTGCGCAAAGCCGAAATGGAACAGGAAGCGCAAAAATATCTTGACATGCTGGAACTTCCCATAAAGGCGAACCGAAAAATCAAAAGCTTGCGGATCGGCGAACAGCAAATGGTCGAAATCGCAAAAGCGCTGTCGCTCAACGCGCGCATTTTGATTATGGACGAACCGACGTCGGCGATTTCAAAAACGGAAACGGAACACCTTTTTGCGGTAATAAAAAAGCTCGTTAAAGAAAACGTCGGCATCATTTATATTACGCACCGTATGGAAGAAGTTTTTGCCGTAGCCGACGAATTGACGATAATGCGCGACGGTATGTATATTGCGACGCTTCCGGCAGCAGAAACATCGCGGCAAAAAATAATTTCGCTTATGGTCGGGCGGGAAGTTTCCGAAGCGTATCCGTCGAAAAATACAGCAATCGGGGAAAAAATTCTCGAAGTTTCAAACCTTAATCTTCGGTTTCCGCACAAACAAGGCGGGCAAAGCCGCAGTCTTTCGAATATCGATTTTACGCTGCACAAAGGAGAAATTTTAGGCTTTGCGGGCTTGCTCGGCTCCGGCCGCACGGAACTTTTGGAATGTCTTTTCGGCTTACATCATGCAAACAGGAGCGGCGATATTATTATCGACGGCAAAAAAACGGAAATCCGTTCGCCCGGCGAAGCCATAAAAGCGGGAATCGCCTTTGCAACCGAAGACAGAAAAGGACAGGGCTTGGTGCTTTTACGCTCGATCGGCGAAAATATGTCTTTGGCAAAGCTTAAACAATTGAGCAGATTCAGTTTTATGAATTCGATGCGGGAGCAAACGGAATGGCTGGAGCAAATGGACACGATGCGCATAAAAGCGAGCGGGCATAAAACACTGTGCGGCACCTTATCCGGCGGGAATCAGCAAAAGGTGGTGCTGGGCCGCTGCCTTATGCTCAAGCCGAAAATACTTTTGCTCGACGAACCGACGCGCGGTATAGACGTCGGCGCAAAATACGAAATTTACGTGCTTATAAATAAATTGGCCGCACAAGGCATCGGCATTATTCTGGTATCGAGCGATTTGCCGGAAATTATGGGAATTTCGGACAGAATCATTACGCTGTGCGAAGGCGCCGTAACGGGAGAATTCGGGCGCGGTTCGGCAACGCAGGAGCAATTGCTGTATGCGGCGACCTTGCATTCAAAAAAGGAATAA
- a CDS encoding ABC transporter permease, producing the protein MNTSILQNNGLQHTGEKKSVLELLKQFQSYIALIAIFIIASLICVKNGRNLFLDVRNLMNVLRAVSENGIIAIGMTIIILLGDIDLSVGSVVGLISTGSAALMVNNGLGFLPAIGVSLLIGALFGLFNGTVVTRMKIQAFIVTLATMNIARGLARFWSNGIGIPLSYGYGEGLAPPQFEWLQMRIGGVVPVPAIIFLVLIFVFSIVMNKMRFGRQVYAIGGNPTAAHLSGIHVQRIKTIAFVISAMLASVAGMIHSAQISQGGPNEGIGYELNAIAAVAIGGTSMSGGKGTIFGTMIGALILGMLDNMLGLKGVNSNLQLVVKGLLIIIAVFAQATKKEN; encoded by the coding sequence ATGAATACATCGATTTTGCAAAATAACGGTTTGCAGCATACCGGCGAAAAAAAATCTGTTTTGGAACTTTTAAAACAATTCCAAAGCTACATAGCGCTTATAGCGATTTTTATTATCGCCTCTTTAATTTGCGTAAAAAACGGGCGCAACCTGTTCCTCGACGTGCGCAACCTCATGAACGTACTGCGCGCCGTCAGCGAAAACGGCATTATCGCGATCGGCATGACGATAATTATTTTGCTCGGCGACATCGATTTGTCCGTAGGTTCGGTTGTCGGCTTGATTTCGACCGGAAGCGCCGCCCTCATGGTCAACAACGGACTGGGGTTTCTTCCCGCTATCGGCGTTTCACTGCTTATCGGCGCTCTGTTCGGTTTATTCAACGGAACGGTCGTTACGCGCATGAAAATTCAAGCGTTCATCGTTACCCTTGCAACGATGAATATCGCGCGCGGCTTGGCACGCTTTTGGTCGAACGGTATCGGCATTCCCCTTTCGTACGGATACGGAGAAGGCCTTGCCCCGCCCCAGTTTGAATGGCTGCAAATGCGTATAGGCGGCGTCGTCCCCGTGCCCGCAATTATCTTTTTGGTTTTGATTTTCGTTTTTTCGATCGTTATGAATAAAATGCGCTTCGGCCGCCAAGTGTACGCCATCGGCGGGAATCCGACCGCGGCACACTTATCGGGCATTCACGTGCAGCGCATAAAAACAATCGCCTTTGTCATAAGCGCGATGCTTGCTTCGGTTGCCGGCATGATCCACAGCGCGCAAATAAGTCAGGGCGGTCCGAACGAAGGTATCGGGTACGAATTGAACGCGATTGCCGCGGTTGCGATCGGCGGGACGAGCATGTCCGGCGGTAAAGGAACGATTTTCGGCACTATGATAGGCGCGCTGATTTTGGGAATGCTCGACAACATGCTCGGCTTAAAAGGCGTCAATTCGAACCTGCAGCTGGTTGTAAAAGGCTTATTGATTATTATTGCGGTGTTTGCGCAGGCGACAAAAAAAGAAAACTGA
- a CDS encoding sensor histidine kinase codes for MPKLKKTFKTFQTQLFLNMGMLVVSVLLFTIAAGNFFYSKVMNEQTQVHTIRLLTQIQTILDNYIYSIEQIITYLSEDETVISFLRLHDFYDQGRIDYETEARAHMYTYVKNNPDLIGGILIAGENGMYISNEIYRISRNNLAEDFWYKQAIEGGGKDILQPKPIGRNIRHYRDYSSSDTVAVTRAVKDPATGKILGAICIDMRLKAVEQFINGITLGKAGYVFVIDEHNSIVYAPINETVYRIDVSSIKGNAGIQTVNGSTYQILFTKSALTSWKTVGVFKNESLPLPLITLYKYIAVITLISVSMAVIVSLGFSYSFTNPISKLRKLMNSAERGELNVRFNVEEYYGEIVQLGTGFNSMMNKIENLLQLVYTEQQQKRKAEIQSLQAQIKPHFLYNTLDTIRWMAEDHDASDISKLVTALTTLFRISLSKGKDIISLEQELEHVRSYLYIQKERYEDKLNYTIACDPALYRCEITKLVLQPLVENAIYHGIKQKKEGGRIRIEVKKENKKNGALYITVSDTGAGMSEKERLRINKALADYSAREYTEGYGLFNVNNRIRLTYGNGYGLHYERNDEGGITVILSIPFITHSEPKDTKC; via the coding sequence TTGCCCAAATTAAAAAAAACTTTCAAAACGTTTCAAACTCAGCTGTTTTTAAATATGGGCATGCTGGTTGTAAGCGTTTTATTGTTTACGATTGCGGCCGGCAATTTTTTTTATTCGAAGGTTATGAACGAGCAAACGCAGGTACACACTATCCGGCTTTTAACCCAAATTCAAACGATTTTGGACAATTACATTTATTCGATAGAGCAAATCATAACCTATCTTTCCGAAGATGAAACGGTTATTTCGTTTTTACGTTTGCACGATTTTTACGATCAAGGCAGAATCGATTACGAAACCGAAGCCCGCGCGCATATGTACACGTACGTTAAAAACAATCCCGATTTAATCGGCGGAATTTTGATTGCCGGAGAAAACGGCATGTATATTTCAAATGAAATATACCGCATTTCGCGCAACAATCTCGCTGAAGATTTTTGGTACAAACAGGCAATCGAAGGCGGCGGAAAAGATATTTTGCAGCCGAAACCGATCGGACGCAATATCCGCCATTACCGCGATTACAGCAGCAGCGACACGGTAGCGGTAACAAGGGCCGTAAAAGACCCCGCAACGGGCAAAATACTCGGCGCCATATGCATCGATATGCGCTTAAAAGCCGTCGAACAATTTATAAACGGCATTACGCTCGGCAAAGCCGGCTACGTATTCGTCATAGACGAACATAATTCCATTGTATACGCGCCGATAAACGAAACGGTGTACCGCATCGACGTATCGTCGATAAAGGGAAATGCCGGCATACAAACCGTAAACGGCAGCACGTATCAAATTCTTTTTACAAAATCGGCACTCACTTCGTGGAAAACCGTCGGCGTATTTAAAAACGAAAGCTTGCCGCTCCCGCTTATAACGCTGTATAAATACATAGCGGTTATAACCCTTATTTCCGTTTCGATGGCGGTTATCGTTTCGTTGGGTTTTTCGTATTCGTTTACGAACCCCATAAGTAAACTGCGCAAACTTATGAATTCGGCGGAACGGGGCGAACTTAACGTGCGCTTTAACGTGGAAGAATATTACGGAGAAATAGTCCAGCTCGGAACCGGCTTTAATTCGATGATGAATAAAATCGAAAATCTGTTACAACTCGTATACACCGAGCAGCAGCAAAAACGCAAGGCCGAAATTCAAAGTTTGCAGGCGCAGATAAAACCGCATTTTTTATATAATACGCTCGATACGATCCGCTGGATGGCCGAAGATCACGACGCTTCCGATATTTCCAAACTGGTAACGGCGCTCACCACCTTGTTCAGAATCAGCTTAAGCAAGGGTAAAGACATTATCAGCCTTGAACAGGAATTGGAACACGTGCGCTCGTATTTATATATTCAAAAAGAACGCTACGAAGACAAATTGAATTATACGATCGCTTGCGATCCGGCTTTGTACCGCTGCGAAATAACGAAACTGGTGCTGCAGCCGTTGGTCGAAAACGCGATTTATCACGGCATAAAGCAAAAAAAAGAAGGCGGCCGGATTCGCATCGAAGTAAAAAAAGAAAATAAAAAAAACGGCGCGCTGTACATCACGGTTTCGGATACGGGAGCCGGCATGAGCGAAAAAGAACGCCTGCGCATCAATAAAGCGCTGGCCGATTACAGTGCCCGGGAATATACGGAAGGTTACGGACTTTTTAACGTAAACAACCGCATCCGTTTAACGTACGGAAACGGTTACGGCCTGCATTACGAAAGAAACGATGAAGGCGGTATTACCGTAATCCTGTCGATTCCTTTTATAACGCATTCCGAGCCTAAGGACACAAAATGCTGA